The Roseicyclus marinus genome has a segment encoding these proteins:
- a CDS encoding SspB family protein — protein MSDRPTSIAYGRLMHHAMRGLIQRVLSEVAATGLPGDHHFFITFDTTAEGVGLADWLRDRYPEEMTIVIQNWYDGLAVDDDGFSIILNFGDNPESLRIPFDAIRTFVDPSVEFGLRFERTETPDDGPEDEPPAPPPTGKPGQDAEVVSLDRFRKNH, from the coding sequence ATGTCCGACCGCCCCACCTCCATCGCCTATGGCCGCCTCATGCATCACGCGATGCGCGGCCTGATCCAGCGGGTCCTGTCGGAAGTCGCGGCAACCGGCCTGCCCGGCGATCACCATTTCTTCATCACCTTCGACACCACGGCCGAGGGCGTGGGGCTGGCCGATTGGCTGCGCGACCGCTACCCCGAGGAAATGACCATCGTCATCCAGAACTGGTATGACGGTCTGGCCGTGGATGATGACGGTTTCTCCATCATCCTGAATTTCGGGGACAATCCCGAAAGCCTGCGCATCCCCTTCGACGCGATCCGCACCTTTGTCGATCCTTCGGTCGAATTCGGCCTGCGCTTCGAGCGGACCGAAACCCCCGATGACGGCCCCGAGGATGAACCGCCCGCACCGCCCCCCACGGGCAAACCGGGCCAGGATGCCGAGGTCGTCAGCCTCGACCGGTTCCGCAAGAACCATTGA
- a CDS encoding class I SAM-dependent methyltransferase, producing the protein MANSDFALFMGQLFRRPHQVVALAPSSRFLCAEMAAGIDPAAGPVIELGAGTGNITQAILDRGVAPENLHSIEMNPDFCERLRARFPRINVHQMSAGDVGTLPVAGAQAVISGLPLLSMPLALQRDILTGTFQRVKPGGSYVQFTYGPKPPVARAVREELGLDWTVSRKIWWNMPPARVYRFTKPA; encoded by the coding sequence ATGGCCAACAGCGATTTCGCGCTCTTCATGGGCCAGCTTTTCCGCCGCCCGCACCAGGTGGTGGCGCTTGCCCCCTCCTCCCGCTTTCTCTGCGCCGAAATGGCGGCGGGTATCGACCCCGCAGCGGGTCCCGTGATCGAATTGGGGGCCGGCACCGGCAACATAACGCAAGCCATCCTCGATCGCGGCGTAGCCCCCGAAAACCTCCATTCGATCGAGATGAACCCCGATTTCTGCGAGCGCCTGCGCGCACGCTTTCCCCGGATCAACGTGCACCAGATGAGCGCGGGCGATGTCGGCACCCTGCCTGTCGCAGGCGCACAGGCCGTGATCTCGGGCCTGCCGCTCCTGTCCATGCCGCTGGCGCTCCAGCGCGACATCCTCACCGGCACCTTCCAGCGCGTGAAACCCGGCGGCAGTTATGTCCAGTTCACCTATGGCCCCAAGCCCCCCGTGGCCCGCGCTGTGCGCGAGGAACTGGGGCTCGACTGGACGGTCTCGCGCAAGATCTGGTGGAACATGCCCCCCGCCCGCGTCTATCGTTTCACCAAACCCGCCTGA
- a CDS encoding cytochrome c biogenesis CcdA family protein: MFGIDLFDASLLPAMLVAFAAGILSFLSPCVLPIVPPYLAYMGGITMAEIDGNARAARRKALIAALFFVLGLSTVFVFLGFTASIFGQFFLQNQILLGQIAGAVIIVFGLHFLGVITIPILNREARLDAGDQGGSAFGAYILGLAFAFGWTPCIGPQLGAILSIAATEASVSRGTTLLAIYAVGLGIPFLLAAGFIDRAMGVMNRMKRHMKTIERIMGLLLIGVGVALMTGAFSAFSFWLLETFPALGLLG, translated from the coding sequence ATGTTCGGGATCGACCTTTTCGACGCCAGCCTTTTGCCCGCGATGCTCGTGGCCTTTGCCGCGGGCATCCTCAGTTTTCTCAGCCCCTGCGTCCTGCCCATCGTGCCGCCCTACCTCGCCTACATGGGCGGCATCACCATGGCCGAGATCGACGGCAACGCCCGCGCCGCGCGCCGCAAGGCCTTGATCGCGGCGCTTTTTTTCGTGCTCGGCCTATCCACGGTCTTCGTCTTCCTCGGCTTCACCGCCTCGATTTTCGGCCAGTTCTTCCTCCAGAACCAGATCCTTCTGGGCCAGATCGCGGGGGCCGTGATCATCGTCTTCGGCCTGCATTTCCTTGGCGTCATCACCATCCCGATCCTGAACCGCGAAGCGCGGCTCGACGCGGGCGATCAGGGCGGATCGGCCTTTGGTGCCTATATCCTCGGCCTCGCCTTCGCCTTCGGCTGGACACCCTGCATCGGTCCGCAACTGGGCGCGATCCTGTCCATCGCCGCGACCGAGGCGAGCGTATCGCGCGGCACGACGCTTCTGGCGATCTATGCCGTGGGTCTCGGCATCCCGTTTTTGCTGGCCGCTGGCTTCATCGACCGCGCGATGGGCGTGATGAACCGTATGAAAAGACATATGAAAACCATCGAACGCATCATGGGCCTCCTGCTCATCGGCGTGGGCGTGGCGCTCATGACAGGGGCGTTTTCCGCCTTTTCCTTCTGGCTGCTCGAGACCTTCCCCGCGCTTGGCCTTTTGGGCTGA
- a CDS encoding N-(5'-phosphoribosyl)anthranilate isomerase, whose protein sequence is MDRTPPHLSPEAYLADVFGSKLVRNGKVIRRSLRDVDRYFGRDAFVEEVYRRGFRAIENAGQIIIFCNAEPVRILRPKSAQHPVA, encoded by the coding sequence ATGGACAGGACACCGCCCCATCTCTCGCCCGAGGCGTATCTGGCCGATGTCTTCGGCAGCAAACTGGTGCGGAACGGCAAGGTGATCCGCAGGTCGCTGCGCGATGTGGATCGCTACTTCGGCCGCGACGCCTTTGTCGAAGAAGTGTACCGCCGTGGTTTTCGCGCGATAGAGAATGCGGGCCAGATCATCATCTTTTGCAACGCGGAACCCGTGCGCATCCTCCGCCCGAAATCTGCGCAGCATCCCGTCGCCTAA
- the aroQ gene encoding gamma subclass chorismate mutase AroQ translates to MIAPRARVLLICLALVATAFLGTGRAIAQEPALAELITDRLALMQDVAAWKYLHALPVEDLPREAAVLEAMAAQATSLGLDPAPLVAFSAAQIDAAKAIQSCWFARWTDGSFPAPTQAPDLAAVIRPEILRIDAALVALVAAGQVPSTMPPPSLDCLAPQTAATLAEAALGLAGAG, encoded by the coding sequence ATGATCGCCCCGCGCGCCCGGGTTCTGCTGATCTGCCTTGCGCTTGTCGCAACGGCCTTTCTCGGCACCGGGCGCGCAATTGCGCAGGAACCCGCCTTGGCGGAGCTGATCACCGACCGGCTTGCCCTGATGCAGGATGTGGCGGCGTGGAAATATCTCCACGCCCTCCCGGTCGAGGATCTCCCGCGCGAGGCCGCCGTGCTCGAGGCGATGGCCGCACAAGCCACGTCCCTCGGGCTTGATCCCGCCCCCCTCGTCGCCTTTTCCGCCGCCCAGATCGACGCGGCAAAGGCGATCCAGTCCTGCTGGTTCGCGCGCTGGACGGACGGGTCTTTTCCCGCCCCGACCCAAGCGCCCGATCTGGCCGCCGTGATCCGCCCCGAAATCCTGCGCATCGATGCAGCGCTTGTGGCGCTCGTGGCTGCGGGACAGGTGCCCTCGACCATGCCGCCCCCCAGTCTCGACTGCCTCGCCCCGCAAACCGCCGCCACCTTGGCCGAGGCAGCCCTCGGCCTTGCGGGCGCAGGCTGA
- a CDS encoding DUF4345 family protein, which yields MTALDFINYAVAILTIVLGLMGWLAPRWTMEQLDMQAGPSNMAYTEVSAASGCLFVGLGLGAIFLDQPLAWVVVGLAYAGAATGRITSIFRDNAASRQSWSFFACEAGLAAWLILANLPAA from the coding sequence ATGACCGCCCTCGACTTCATCAATTACGCGGTTGCGATCCTGACGATCGTCCTTGGCCTCATGGGGTGGCTCGCGCCGCGCTGGACGATGGAACAGCTCGACATGCAGGCAGGCCCCTCCAACATGGCCTATACCGAGGTGTCGGCCGCCTCCGGGTGCCTCTTCGTCGGTCTGGGCCTTGGCGCGATCTTTCTCGACCAGCCGCTCGCCTGGGTCGTCGTGGGCCTGGCCTATGCGGGCGCTGCGACCGGGCGCATCACCTCGATCTTCCGCGACAATGCCGCCAGCCGCCAAAGCTGGAGCTTTTTCGCCTGCGAGGCGGGGCTTGCCGCCTGGCTGATCCTCGCCAACCTGCCCGCCGCCTGA
- a CDS encoding ribbon-helix-helix domain-containing protein, whose product MSGTSRPRKHSLTLRGHRTSVSLEDAFWTELQRLADLEGKSVNELVAEIDAARGVKSGLASAIRVHVLERVKAES is encoded by the coding sequence ATGAGCGGTACCTCCCGCCCGCGCAAACACTCCCTGACCCTGCGCGGTCACCGTACGAGTGTCTCGCTCGAAGATGCCTTCTGGACCGAGCTTCAGCGGCTCGCCGATCTGGAGGGGAAATCGGTGAACGAGCTGGTCGCGGAAATCGACGCCGCGCGGGGGGTTAAATCCGGGTTAGCCTCCGCCATCCGCGTTCACGTTCTGGAAAGAGTGAAGGCTGAATCTTAG
- the fumC gene encoding class II fumarate hydratase has protein sequence MTATRTESDSFGPLEVPADRYWGAQTQRSIMNFPIGWEKQPVAIVRALGVIKRACAEVNKSTGKLDADLADAMIAAAQEVIDGKLDDHFPLVVWQTGSGTQSNMNANEVISNRAIEMLGGTIGSKKPVHPNDHCNMGQSSNDTFPTAMHIAAAVTAHEVLIPGLEKLAEGLEAKARAFKDIIKIGRTHTQDATPLTLGQEFSGYAMQIRNGIARIKLALPGIYELAQGGTAVGTGLNTDKGWDTAVAARIADITGLPFITAPNKFEALAAHDAMVFMSGAIKTAAMACYKIANDMRFLGSGPRSGLGELILPENEPGSSIMPGKVNPTQAEAMTQVCAHILGNDAAIAFAGSQGHFELNVYNPMMAYNLLQSMTLLGNAADSFTERMLMGTEANVDRIGKLMRESLMLVTALAPTIGYDNATTVAKTAHKNGTTLKEEAIRLGFVDEETFDRVVRPEDMIGPKG, from the coding sequence ATGACCGCCACACGCACAGAATCGGACAGTTTCGGCCCGCTCGAGGTGCCCGCCGACCGCTATTGGGGCGCACAGACCCAGCGGTCGATCATGAATTTCCCCATCGGCTGGGAAAAGCAGCCCGTGGCCATCGTCCGTGCCCTGGGCGTGATCAAGCGCGCCTGCGCCGAGGTGAACAAATCCACCGGCAAGCTCGACGCTGATCTCGCCGATGCGATGATCGCCGCAGCCCAGGAAGTGATCGACGGCAAGCTCGACGACCATTTCCCCCTCGTCGTCTGGCAGACCGGCTCCGGCACCCAATCCAACATGAACGCGAACGAGGTCATCTCGAACCGCGCGATCGAGATGCTGGGCGGTACCATCGGCTCGAAAAAGCCGGTCCATCCCAACGACCATTGCAACATGGGCCAGTCCTCGAACGACACCTTCCCGACCGCGATGCATATCGCCGCCGCCGTCACGGCACATGAGGTTCTGATCCCCGGCCTCGAAAAACTGGCCGAGGGGCTCGAGGCCAAGGCGCGGGCCTTCAAGGACATCATCAAGATCGGCCGCACCCATACGCAGGATGCGACGCCCCTGACGCTCGGTCAGGAATTCTCCGGCTATGCCATGCAGATCCGCAACGGCATCGCCCGGATCAAGCTGGCGCTGCCCGGCATCTACGAACTGGCCCAGGGCGGCACCGCCGTCGGCACGGGGCTCAACACCGACAAGGGCTGGGATACCGCCGTCGCCGCCCGGATCGCCGACATCACCGGCCTGCCCTTCATCACCGCCCCCAACAAGTTCGAGGCGCTGGCCGCCCATGACGCCATGGTCTTCATGTCGGGCGCGATCAAGACGGCGGCCATGGCCTGCTACAAGATCGCCAATGACATGCGCTTTCTCGGCTCCGGCCCCCGTTCGGGCCTTGGCGAACTGATCCTGCCCGAGAATGAACCGGGTTCCTCGATCATGCCGGGCAAGGTGAACCCGACACAGGCCGAAGCCATGACGCAGGTCTGCGCCCATATTCTCGGCAATGATGCGGCCATCGCCTTTGCCGGGTCGCAGGGTCATTTCGAACTGAACGTCTACAACCCGATGATGGCCTATAACCTGCTGCAGAGCATGACGCTTCTGGGCAATGCCGCCGACAGCTTCACCGAGCGTATGCTGATGGGCACCGAGGCGAACGTGGACCGCATCGGCAAGCTGATGCGCGAAAGCCTGATGCTGGTGACGGCGCTTGCGCCCACCATCGGCTATGACAATGCGACCACCGTGGCCAAGACCGCCCACAAGAACGGCACCACCCTCAAGGAAGAGGCGATCCGCCTCGGCTTCGTGGACGAGGAAACCTTCGACCGCGTCGTCCGCCCCGAGGACATGATCGGACCCAAGGGATGA
- a CDS encoding DUF4169 family protein, whose amino-acid sequence MARDVINLGRVRKQRARDEKRRTADANAARFGRTKAERAAEAARLRAEAAHLDAHRRDPADPAGEPEA is encoded by the coding sequence ATGGCGCGCGACGTGATCAATCTTGGCCGGGTCCGCAAACAGCGCGCGCGCGACGAAAAGCGCCGGACCGCCGACGCCAATGCCGCACGTTTCGGCCGGACCAAGGCCGAACGCGCCGCCGAAGCCGCCCGCCTGCGGGCCGAGGCCGCCCATCTCGACGCCCACCGCCGCGATCCCGCCGATCCTGCGGGGGAGCCCGAGGCATGA